The segment AGGGGCTACTGCGCAGCTCATCGCCGGCACGCCACTGCCGGACTGGGTTGCGCCGATTCAAGCCATACGGTGTGCCTGGTTCGGCCGGGCTTGCCAGAGATGGGCCGCACAGCGGCCCTTTTTTTCACCAAACGTATTTTCTAGGAGCGCTCCAATGGCTGTTGGTCTTGGTCCTTTGCCTACGCTGCACCCTGTCCCGGGTTTCGAACTCGGCATTGCCTCTGCCGGCATCAAGCGCCCGGGGCGCAAGGATGTGGTGGTCATGCGCTGCGCCGAGGGTTCGAGTGTGGCCGGTGTGTTCACCCTCAACGCCTTCTGCGCCGCCCCCGTGATCCTGGCCAAGCAGCGGGTACAGGGCACCGTGCGCTACCTGCTGACCAACACTGGCAATGCCAATGCCGGTACGGGCGCCCCCGGCCTGGAAGCTGCGCAGCGGACCTGCGCTAAACTCGCCGAGCTTGCCGGTGTGCCCGCCGAATCGGTTTTGCCGTTCTCCACCGGCGTGATTGGTGAGCCCCTGCCGGTCGAGAAGATCGAAGGCGCCTTGCAAGCTGCCCTGGATAACTTGTCGGAAAACAACTGGGCTGAAGCGGCCACAGGCATCATGACCACCGACACCTTGCCCAAGGGCGCGAGCCGTCAGTTCCAGCACGACGGCGTGACCGTGACCGTAACCGGTATCAGCAAGGGTGCGGGCATGATCCGCCCGAACATGGCAACCATGCTGGGCTACATCGCCACCGACGCCAAGGTCGCGCCAGGGGTACTCAAGGACTTGATGCTGGACGGGGCCAACAAATCGTTCAACCGCATCACCATCGACGGCGATACTTCGACCAACGACTGCTGCATGCTCATCGCCACCGGTCAGGCCGACCTGCCGGAAGTCACCCAGGCCAGCGGAGCCCTGTTCGAAGCCTTGAAAAAGGCAGTTTTCGAGGTTTGCATGGAGGTGGCCCAGGCCATTGTCCGTGACGGTGAAGGGGCGACCAAGTTCGTGACCGTGCAGGTCAACGGCGGTGGCAATCATCAGGAATGCCTGGACGTCGGCTACGCGGTGGCGCACTCGCCGCTGATCAAGACCGCACTGTTCGCCTCCGATCCGAACTGGGGCCGCATCCTTGCAGCGGTTGGGCGTGCCGGCGTGCCCGCGCTGGATGTGAGCCTGATCGATGTGTACCTGGATGAGGTGTGCATTGCCAGCCAGGGCGGCCGTAGCCCAAGCTACACCGAAGACCAGGGCGCCCGGGTGATGGCCCAGGAAGAAATCACCATCCGTATCGACCTTGGCCGTGGTCAGTGCAGTGAAACCATCTGGACCACCGACCTTTCTCACGAATACGTGAAGATCAACGCCGAGTACCGCACCTGATGCCGCCGGGGCCGTTCGCGGTCCCGATGTGTCAATGCC is part of the Pseudomonas parafulva genome and harbors:
- the argJ gene encoding bifunctional glutamate N-acetyltransferase/amino-acid acetyltransferase ArgJ, whose amino-acid sequence is MAVGLGPLPTLHPVPGFELGIASAGIKRPGRKDVVVMRCAEGSSVAGVFTLNAFCAAPVILAKQRVQGTVRYLLTNTGNANAGTGAPGLEAAQRTCAKLAELAGVPAESVLPFSTGVIGEPLPVEKIEGALQAALDNLSENNWAEAATGIMTTDTLPKGASRQFQHDGVTVTVTGISKGAGMIRPNMATMLGYIATDAKVAPGVLKDLMLDGANKSFNRITIDGDTSTNDCCMLIATGQADLPEVTQASGALFEALKKAVFEVCMEVAQAIVRDGEGATKFVTVQVNGGGNHQECLDVGYAVAHSPLIKTALFASDPNWGRILAAVGRAGVPALDVSLIDVYLDEVCIASQGGRSPSYTEDQGARVMAQEEITIRIDLGRGQCSETIWTTDLSHEYVKINAEYRT